The following proteins are co-located in the Polystyrenella longa genome:
- a CDS encoding sugar ABC transporter ATP-binding protein has product MSDTLLTMRNISKRFGATQALKDVHFDVKAGKILALVGENGAGKSTLMKVLSGAHSPDSGAMQLCGKPYSPAGPHEARLAGISMIYQELNLAPDLSVEDNIMLGREDSVAGFLSRSEQYPRVRDALAKLGHPGLKPHTLVRELSIAAQQLVEIARALVFDSKVVVFDEPTSSLTQHDVRHLFKVINQLKEQGLGIIYISHFLEEVREIGDEYAVLRDGESVGSGSLEGTSEEDIVRLMVGRDVNELFPQVPHTPGETVVQISNLSGEKIPRKVELNIRRGEILGISGLVGAGRTELIRCMYGLDPIRTGQVKVNNIDVRPTPANMIERGIGIVSEDRKQEGLAQNCSISDNITFSNLAPYSSFGLLNLNKRYQAVLKWMQKLQVKAHSPEQMLVELSGGNQQKVALARVMHQEADIFLFDEPTRGIDVGTKSEIYRQMGELAAQDKAIVFVSSYLTELLAVCDRIAVMSRGQLLEVRPRADWTEESLMSVAISGEAL; this is encoded by the coding sequence ATGTCCGATACGTTGTTGACGATGCGAAACATCAGCAAGCGGTTTGGTGCGACTCAAGCATTGAAAGACGTCCATTTTGACGTCAAAGCGGGGAAGATTCTGGCACTGGTAGGCGAAAATGGTGCCGGTAAAAGCACACTAATGAAAGTGCTGAGCGGAGCGCATAGTCCCGATTCGGGCGCAATGCAGTTATGCGGTAAACCGTACTCTCCTGCTGGGCCGCATGAAGCTCGACTGGCCGGCATCAGCATGATTTATCAGGAACTGAATCTGGCGCCAGATTTATCTGTTGAAGATAACATCATGCTCGGTCGCGAAGACAGTGTTGCCGGATTTCTGAGTCGATCTGAGCAGTACCCGCGCGTTCGCGACGCCCTTGCCAAGCTGGGGCACCCCGGCCTCAAACCCCACACTCTCGTTCGAGAACTTTCCATCGCAGCTCAACAGCTCGTAGAAATCGCGCGAGCACTCGTTTTCGACAGCAAAGTCGTTGTGTTCGATGAACCGACCAGTTCATTGACGCAGCACGATGTCCGACACCTTTTCAAGGTAATTAACCAGTTGAAAGAACAGGGGTTGGGGATCATTTATATTTCACACTTCTTGGAAGAAGTCCGCGAGATTGGTGATGAATACGCTGTACTCCGAGATGGAGAATCGGTCGGGAGTGGTTCGCTGGAAGGAACGAGTGAAGAGGATATTGTGCGACTGATGGTAGGCCGCGATGTGAATGAACTCTTTCCCCAGGTACCACACACGCCAGGCGAAACGGTCGTGCAGATCTCCAATCTTTCCGGAGAAAAAATCCCCCGCAAGGTGGAGCTTAATATTCGACGTGGTGAAATCCTGGGTATCTCAGGATTGGTGGGGGCCGGGCGAACCGAGTTGATCCGCTGTATGTATGGGCTTGATCCCATTCGAACTGGCCAAGTTAAAGTGAACAACATCGACGTCCGTCCGACACCGGCCAATATGATTGAACGAGGCATCGGAATTGTCTCGGAAGATCGCAAACAGGAAGGACTCGCTCAAAACTGTTCCATTAGCGACAACATCACATTCAGCAATCTGGCTCCTTATTCTTCCTTTGGATTATTGAATCTGAATAAGCGTTACCAAGCTGTCCTGAAGTGGATGCAGAAGTTACAGGTAAAAGCACATTCGCCCGAACAAATGCTGGTCGAGCTATCTGGTGGCAACCAACAGAAAGTGGCTCTGGCCCGAGTGATGCACCAGGAGGCAGACATTTTTCTATTCGACGAACCGACCCGGGGAATCGATGTGGGAACCAAATCAGAAATTTATCGCCAGATGGGCGAGCTGGCCGCGCAAGACAAAGCGATTGTCTTCGTCAGTTCCTACCTGACAGAACTGCTGGCGGTGTGTGATCGCATTGCGGTCATGTCCCGAGGACAATTACTGGAAGTTCGCCCTCGTGCGGACTGGACAGAGGAATCATTGATGAGTGTGGCGATATCGGGTGAGGCATTATGA
- a CDS encoding ABC transporter permease, with the protein MSSNKTNQTSTEYPKPFPADTKPPRLNFDFMNGLAQFGALIVIFIIFSIAEWYFMGYTSFASVRNVRSIISQTSVVAVAALGMTIIIIAGGIDLSAGTAIALSATVLAWCLKSDFSAMIAIPAAILTGMLCGALNGILISTLRVVPFIVTLGTMTLYLGIAKMVADETTIRPDKETQIPDWLEIFTSIRTDSLYLGMPSGIWLIILVAALTIILLRFTVFSRYIFALGSNESTARLCGINVPWTKIGLYSLAGLFVGLAGVYQFSRLSTAEPTSGIGLELKIIAAVVIGGGSLNGGRGSVIGTLTGSIIIYLIGNGCTKVGLTNPVQDIALGVIIIAAVTIDQLRQRRIEKS; encoded by the coding sequence ATGAGTTCAAATAAAACTAACCAAACATCAACAGAATATCCCAAACCGTTTCCCGCGGATACCAAACCTCCCCGCTTGAACTTCGACTTCATGAACGGGCTGGCTCAGTTTGGGGCGTTGATCGTGATCTTTATCATCTTCTCGATCGCGGAATGGTATTTCATGGGATATACCAGTTTCGCATCCGTGCGAAATGTGCGATCGATCATTTCACAAACATCAGTCGTTGCCGTGGCTGCCCTGGGGATGACAATCATTATCATCGCGGGCGGAATCGACCTGTCTGCTGGAACCGCGATTGCTTTGAGCGCGACCGTTCTGGCGTGGTGCCTCAAGTCCGATTTCTCCGCAATGATCGCTATTCCCGCAGCGATTCTAACGGGAATGTTATGTGGTGCGTTAAACGGAATCTTGATCAGCACTTTACGTGTAGTTCCGTTTATAGTCACTCTGGGTACGATGACGTTGTACCTGGGTATCGCCAAGATGGTGGCCGACGAAACGACGATCCGCCCTGACAAAGAGACACAGATTCCCGACTGGTTGGAAATATTTACCAGCATCCGAACCGACTCTCTTTATCTGGGAATGCCCAGCGGTATTTGGTTGATCATTCTGGTGGCAGCACTGACCATCATCCTGTTGAGGTTCACTGTCTTCAGTCGCTACATTTTTGCACTCGGTTCCAATGAATCAACGGCACGGTTGTGTGGGATTAATGTTCCCTGGACCAAGATTGGACTCTATTCGCTGGCGGGGTTGTTCGTCGGCTTAGCAGGCGTCTACCAGTTCTCAAGACTGTCCACTGCCGAGCCAACGTCCGGAATTGGGCTGGAATTGAAGATCATCGCTGCTGTCGTCATTGGTGGAGGGTCGCTCAATGGAGGACGAGGGTCTGTGATCGGTACATTGACCGGCTCGATCATTATCTATCTAATTGGCAATGGTTGCACGAAGGTCGGCCTCACCAACCCGGTTCAGGATATTGCTCTGGGGGTCATTATTATTGCGGCCGTGACCATCGACCAATTACGTCAACGACGGATTGAAAAGTCCTGA
- a CDS encoding alpha/beta hydrolase encodes MRLPHFIVLITLFSLSVIVIHRHPLIADDSTASENQAHLEVMTFQTASGETKPVQTLNDWQKRKTQILANMQLVMGPLPLPEIPVPLELTVLEETTVDGILRQKIAYHTESLERKVHAYLFRQAEVPGLTAAVLCLHQTTGIGKEEPVGMGTKPNLHYAFHLAKRGYVTLAPDYPTFGEYQIDLTTENRYQSGTMRAIYDNQRALDLLQSLPEVDDERIGCLGHSLGGHNTMFTAAFDDRIKAIVSNCGFTRFHKYYGGDLRGWSSDRYMPLIRTTYQSDPNQVPFDFPEIIACFAPRAFLASSPLYDSNFEVSGVQDSIDLALPVYDLHGVSNHLKVNYPVSEHDFPLEARDVAYHFLDLHLQHTPTEIPSR; translated from the coding sequence ATGCGACTCCCGCATTTCATCGTGCTGATTACTCTTTTCAGCCTGTCCGTGATTGTCATTCATCGACACCCTCTGATCGCTGACGATTCCACTGCGTCGGAAAACCAGGCACATCTTGAGGTGATGACTTTTCAAACGGCTTCCGGAGAAACAAAACCAGTCCAAACACTCAATGACTGGCAGAAACGGAAAACGCAGATCCTGGCGAATATGCAACTGGTCATGGGACCGCTTCCCCTGCCGGAGATTCCCGTACCTCTTGAATTAACGGTACTGGAGGAAACGACCGTCGATGGTATTCTTCGACAGAAAATCGCTTACCATACTGAGTCATTGGAGCGGAAAGTTCACGCCTATTTGTTTCGTCAGGCGGAAGTCCCCGGTCTAACGGCGGCCGTTTTATGTTTGCACCAGACGACAGGAATTGGAAAAGAGGAACCAGTCGGAATGGGCACCAAACCCAACTTGCATTATGCTTTTCATCTGGCGAAGCGGGGTTATGTTACCCTTGCCCCTGATTACCCCACCTTCGGCGAATATCAAATCGACTTAACAACGGAGAACAGATACCAGAGCGGCACGATGCGGGCAATTTACGACAATCAACGTGCTCTCGATTTACTGCAATCGCTCCCGGAAGTGGATGACGAACGGATTGGTTGTCTCGGGCACTCTCTCGGCGGACACAATACGATGTTCACCGCCGCATTTGATGATCGTATTAAAGCGATTGTCTCCAACTGCGGTTTCACTCGATTCCACAAATATTACGGTGGGGATCTCCGCGGTTGGTCGAGTGATCGATACATGCCCTTGATACGGACGACCTACCAAAGTGACCCGAATCAGGTTCCGTTTGACTTTCCAGAGATCATTGCCTGCTTCGCCCCTCGTGCATTTCTGGCGAGTTCTCCACTTTACGATAGTAATTTCGAAGTGAGTGGGGTTCAGGACTCAATCGATCTGGCTTTGCCTGTGTATGATCTGCATGGCGTATCGAACCATCTCAAGGTGAACTACCCAGTGAGTGAACACGATTTCCCTCTCGAAGCCCGCGACGTTGCGTATCATTTTTTAGACCTGCACCTGCAACATACACCCACTGAGATTCCCTCTCGCTGA
- a CDS encoding SlyX family protein encodes MSPPDTEALLLRITDLEMLFTHLQHDVQQLNGVVLEQQSQLDDLRHINEKLQQHIEEIEGTEERNPSDERPPHY; translated from the coding sequence ATGTCACCACCCGACACCGAAGCTCTCCTCCTGCGGATTACTGATCTGGAAATGTTGTTCACGCATTTGCAGCATGACGTGCAGCAATTAAATGGCGTCGTTCTGGAACAGCAGTCACAACTGGACGATCTTCGACACATCAATGAGAAACTGCAACAACATATTGAAGAAATCGAAGGAACGGAAGAACGCAACCCGAGCGATGAACGGCCACCGCATTATTAA
- a CDS encoding POT family MFS transporter → MSEKTFRTTPTDSSGMPSGIPYIIGNEVAERFSYYGMKAILTVFMTEYLINSSGELALMSDGEAKKAIHLFTACNYFTPIIGAIVADWLFGKYKTILWLSIVYCLGHLALALDETRFGLTVGLTLLAIGSGGIKPCVSAHVGDQFGRNASHRFNQVFNWFYYSINIGAFASTLLTPILLHYYGPSVAFGVPGLLMLIATFIFWFGRNEFVHIPPKGKQFWQELAEPKTQKAILGLIPIYILVSIFWSCFDQTASAWVLQAKAMENQLGDLVLFGAQPFNWLPEWWSEIEIRNSQMQAANPLLILILVPLYAKVIYPLINKIYPLTYLRKMSLGTFLCTAAFGLTSLIQHSIDTHAPGHVHILMQLIPYVLLTMSEVMVSITCLEFSYTQAPNNLKSFVMSFYLLSVSLGNFITYLVNLVITRDDGTQMLEGADYYWFFTGLAFLSALALTWLSMRYREVLYVQGPESTEPKP, encoded by the coding sequence ATGAGCGAAAAAACGTTTCGGACGACCCCCACCGACTCCTCCGGCATGCCATCCGGAATTCCATACATTATCGGAAATGAGGTAGCGGAACGATTCAGTTACTATGGGATGAAGGCGATTCTCACCGTCTTTATGACCGAGTATCTGATAAATTCCTCGGGCGAGTTGGCGTTGATGTCAGATGGTGAAGCAAAGAAGGCGATTCATCTCTTCACCGCCTGCAACTATTTCACTCCGATTATCGGGGCGATTGTTGCGGACTGGTTGTTTGGTAAATACAAAACAATCCTGTGGTTATCGATTGTCTACTGTCTTGGCCACCTTGCCCTTGCACTGGATGAGACACGCTTCGGACTGACCGTCGGTTTGACATTACTCGCGATTGGCTCCGGGGGGATCAAACCTTGTGTGTCGGCCCACGTCGGCGATCAATTTGGACGGAATGCATCGCATCGCTTTAACCAGGTTTTCAACTGGTTCTATTACTCGATCAATATTGGGGCATTCGCCTCGACTTTACTTACCCCCATCCTGCTGCATTATTATGGGCCTTCGGTCGCCTTCGGCGTTCCGGGATTGCTGATGTTAATAGCGACATTCATCTTCTGGTTCGGACGGAATGAATTCGTTCACATTCCCCCCAAGGGAAAACAGTTCTGGCAAGAGCTGGCTGAACCGAAGACACAGAAAGCAATTCTGGGTCTGATCCCAATCTATATTCTGGTCTCGATTTTCTGGTCCTGTTTTGATCAGACAGCCTCTGCCTGGGTGCTGCAGGCTAAAGCCATGGAAAACCAACTGGGTGACCTGGTCCTGTTCGGGGCTCAGCCATTTAATTGGCTACCAGAGTGGTGGAGTGAAATAGAAATTCGTAATTCCCAGATGCAGGCAGCGAATCCATTGCTGATCCTGATTCTCGTACCTCTGTACGCGAAAGTGATTTATCCACTAATCAACAAGATTTACCCTCTGACTTATTTGAGAAAAATGAGCCTGGGAACTTTCCTCTGTACGGCGGCATTTGGCCTGACCAGTCTGATTCAACACAGCATCGACACCCATGCCCCAGGTCATGTGCATATTCTGATGCAATTGATTCCCTACGTCTTACTCACCATGTCCGAAGTGATGGTTTCGATTACCTGTCTAGAATTCTCCTACACGCAGGCTCCTAACAACTTAAAATCATTCGTCATGTCGTTCTACCTGCTGTCGGTCTCTCTAGGGAACTTCATCACCTATCTGGTTAATCTAGTGATTACGCGCGACGACGGTACTCAGATGTTGGAAGGAGCCGACTATTACTGGTTCTTCACTGGTTTAGCATTTCTATCCGCATTGGCACTGACCTGGCTCTCCATGCGTTATCGCGAGGTGTTGTATGTGCAAGGACCTGAATCAACCGAGCCGAAACCTTAA
- a CDS encoding ABC transporter ATP-binding protein, whose translation MIQVENLTLKAGAFRLENLSFEIPRGEYAVLMGRTGCGKTTLLEGLCGLKSVVSGKIIIGGEEVTNAKPGMRDIGFVPQEAALFPNLKVHEQLSFALEIRKWSKEQTKCRVDELAEVLGLKQLLDRYPTGLSGGERQRISLGRALAFHPDVLCLDEPLSALDEQTRLEMYSVLQTVKQHFHTTTLHITHSMEEAVQLADVLYRLESGSLKRQEHPAPAEATGDQAKESQA comes from the coding sequence ATGATTCAAGTCGAAAATCTGACGTTAAAAGCTGGAGCTTTTCGACTGGAGAATCTATCCTTCGAAATTCCCCGTGGTGAATACGCTGTTCTGATGGGAAGAACGGGTTGTGGCAAAACGACCTTGCTGGAAGGGCTCTGTGGATTGAAATCCGTCGTCAGCGGGAAGATTATCATCGGTGGCGAAGAAGTGACGAATGCCAAACCGGGAATGCGAGATATCGGTTTCGTCCCGCAGGAAGCAGCGCTGTTTCCTAATCTGAAGGTTCACGAACAGCTCAGTTTTGCACTCGAGATTCGAAAATGGTCCAAAGAGCAAACGAAATGCCGGGTCGATGAACTGGCAGAAGTGTTGGGCCTGAAGCAATTACTGGACAGGTATCCCACGGGGCTGAGCGGTGGAGAGCGCCAACGAATTTCTCTCGGTAGGGCACTCGCTTTTCATCCTGATGTCTTATGCCTGGATGAACCACTTTCTGCACTGGACGAACAAACCCGTTTGGAAATGTATTCCGTCCTGCAGACGGTCAAACAACATTTCCACACCACGACTTTGCATATTACCCATAGTATGGAAGAAGCCGTGCAACTGGCAGATGTTCTGTACCGACTTGAGTCAGGTAGTCTGAAGCGTCAAGAACATCCCGCTCCAGCAGAAGCGACTGGAGATCAAGCCAAAGAGAGCCAGGCTTAG
- a CDS encoding sensor histidine kinase, whose amino-acid sequence MSDQNVQTLEQKLDALQLENEQLRNQLMQSQKMSSVGALAASITHEFNNILTTTINYAKMGLRHNDEATREKAFNKILNAGQRAAKITTGMLSYARNHNEQKEATDLVQLVEEVLVLVEKDLQIHRVNLETRFEGRPFASLNANQVQQVLLNLIVNARQAMDGGGRMVIGVLANQDSNTAEISVRDSGSGIPADQLQKIFQPFFTTKKADARGQGGTGLGLSMCREVIEAHQGRIRVESQVGEGTTFTLRFPLAVVQGDAASNLRMHLAS is encoded by the coding sequence ATGTCGGATCAGAATGTGCAAACGTTGGAACAGAAACTGGACGCCCTCCAACTGGAGAACGAACAGCTCAGAAATCAATTGATGCAATCGCAGAAGATGAGCAGCGTCGGCGCACTCGCGGCATCCATCACGCATGAATTTAATAATATCCTGACGACGACGATCAACTATGCCAAAATGGGGTTACGCCACAATGACGAGGCGACCCGCGAAAAGGCGTTCAACAAAATTTTGAATGCCGGACAGCGTGCCGCCAAAATCACGACGGGTATGCTCTCTTACGCCCGAAATCATAATGAACAAAAAGAGGCCACCGACCTGGTCCAGTTGGTGGAAGAGGTTCTGGTACTCGTTGAGAAAGACCTGCAGATCCACCGGGTGAACTTGGAAACCCGCTTTGAAGGTCGACCATTCGCCAGTTTAAATGCGAATCAGGTCCAACAGGTTTTACTCAATCTGATTGTCAATGCACGCCAGGCGATGGATGGAGGTGGACGCATGGTGATTGGCGTTCTGGCCAATCAGGATTCCAACACAGCTGAGATTTCAGTTCGAGACAGTGGCTCGGGGATACCCGCCGATCAGCTCCAAAAAATCTTCCAACCTTTTTTCACGACGAAAAAGGCCGATGCACGTGGTCAGGGAGGAACGGGTTTGGGGCTTTCCATGTGCCGCGAAGTGATCGAAGCGCATCAGGGCCGAATCCGAGTGGAAAGTCAAGTAGGCGAAGGAACCACGTTCACTTTACGTTTCCCACTAGCAGTCGTTCAAGGCGATGCCGCCTCCAACTTGCGAATGCATCTGGCAAGTTAA
- a CDS encoding GNAT family N-acetyltransferase: MSNNLDDVRIRQAILTDLDKLQDFITPFVEQNKILPRTVDELNLLAHSGFVALKGDELIGFAALEIYSPKLAEIRSLVVQDEWQGIGVGKKLVQSCVDMARNKNILEVMVVTASDDFFQSCGFDYTLPGQKKALFMQTRE; this comes from the coding sequence ATGTCCAATAATCTTGATGACGTCCGTATACGGCAGGCAATCCTGACCGATCTCGATAAGCTACAGGATTTCATCACCCCTTTTGTCGAGCAAAACAAAATTCTTCCCCGCACGGTGGATGAATTGAACCTGCTCGCGCACAGTGGATTCGTTGCTCTCAAAGGAGACGAGCTCATTGGATTCGCCGCTTTGGAAATCTATTCTCCCAAGCTGGCGGAAATTCGCAGCCTGGTAGTCCAAGACGAGTGGCAGGGAATCGGTGTTGGTAAAAAACTGGTCCAATCCTGCGTCGATATGGCACGGAACAAAAACATTCTGGAAGTGATGGTCGTTACTGCCAGCGATGACTTCTTTCAATCCTGCGGCTTCGATTACACGCTGCCTGGGCAGAAAAAAGCATTGTTCATGCAAACTCGCGAGTAA
- a CDS encoding peptidylprolyl isomerase yields the protein MNSYYRSLLFMGICVVFTGCMASQSDTQLETRKSESASQSDDGAVRLASAESELKPAAEEETNTYKVKFETTKGDIIIEVHPDWSPRGSERLKELVESGFFTDTAFFRVVDGFMAQFGISNDPVANQKFRDAPLKDDPVRKSNTRGRITFAATGQPNSRTTQMFINYGNNGRLDGMGFAPFGEVVEGMKVVDALYSGYGEKPSRLQGRIADEGNGFLKQQYPKLDYIKTATIIK from the coding sequence ATGAATTCGTATTATCGCTCACTTCTGTTCATGGGAATCTGCGTGGTCTTCACTGGCTGTATGGCTTCTCAGTCTGATACGCAACTGGAAACGCGTAAGTCGGAATCAGCCTCACAGTCTGACGATGGCGCCGTGCGACTGGCCAGTGCCGAATCGGAACTAAAACCGGCAGCGGAAGAAGAGACAAACACGTATAAAGTCAAATTCGAAACCACTAAGGGGGACATCATCATCGAAGTTCACCCAGACTGGTCTCCTCGAGGATCAGAACGACTCAAAGAACTTGTTGAAAGTGGCTTCTTCACGGATACCGCCTTCTTCCGAGTGGTGGACGGTTTCATGGCCCAGTTTGGTATCAGTAACGATCCGGTGGCCAACCAAAAGTTTCGCGATGCACCACTGAAGGATGATCCTGTTCGGAAATCGAACACCAGAGGACGTATCACTTTTGCAGCGACGGGACAGCCGAATTCTCGTACAACCCAGATGTTCATTAACTACGGCAACAACGGTAGGTTGGACGGAATGGGATTCGCTCCTTTTGGCGAAGTCGTCGAGGGAATGAAAGTCGTGGACGCGCTCTACTCGGGCTATGGTGAAAAACCATCTCGTTTGCAGGGACGCATTGCAGACGAAGGTAACGGGTTCCTCAAACAGCAGTATCCAAAACTCGACTACATTAAAACAGCGACGATCATCAAGTAG
- the cutA gene encoding divalent-cation tolerance protein CutA — MSAAVVYVTMPSSEQAESLAQIVVTERLAACANIVPQIKSVYRWEEEVQTADECLVYFKTSQDRVQGLIARVQELHEYEVPCITSWPITKILPEYFSWIQDSTSSP; from the coding sequence ATGTCCGCAGCCGTGGTCTATGTCACAATGCCTTCCTCGGAGCAGGCAGAATCACTTGCGCAGATCGTCGTCACAGAGAGATTGGCGGCATGTGCGAATATCGTCCCTCAGATAAAATCCGTCTATCGCTGGGAAGAAGAAGTTCAAACCGCTGACGAATGTCTCGTTTACTTTAAAACCAGTCAGGATCGCGTACAGGGATTAATCGCTCGTGTCCAGGAGTTACACGAATACGAAGTTCCCTGCATCACCTCGTGGCCTATCACTAAAATCCTTCCCGAATATTTCAGCTGGATTCAGGATTCGACCAGCAGTCCGTGA
- a CDS encoding acyl-CoA thioesterase has product MALIYEHHLTVPPDAIDGQGHVNNVVYLNWMQDAAVAHSSAQGWTNARYKETGFSWVVRTHTIEYLREAFLNEEITVRTWIANMKKVTSLRRYEIVRDRDEAILAKAATNFAFINRKTAKIMRVPPELINSFEIVPDQT; this is encoded by the coding sequence GTGGCTCTGATTTATGAACATCACCTGACTGTCCCTCCCGATGCGATTGATGGGCAAGGGCATGTGAACAATGTGGTGTACCTCAACTGGATGCAGGATGCCGCCGTGGCGCATTCGTCGGCGCAGGGTTGGACTAATGCCCGGTATAAAGAGACGGGATTCAGTTGGGTCGTGCGAACTCACACGATTGAGTACCTCCGTGAAGCCTTTTTGAACGAAGAAATTACCGTCCGCACCTGGATCGCCAACATGAAGAAGGTGACTTCCCTGCGCCGGTATGAGATTGTTCGTGACAGAGACGAAGCCATACTCGCTAAAGCCGCCACGAACTTTGCCTTCATCAACCGGAAAACGGCCAAGATTATGCGGGTGCCACCGGAACTGATCAACAGCTTTGAAATCGTTCCCGATCAGACCTGA